A genomic segment from Lutibacter sp. A80 encodes:
- a CDS encoding DUF2461 domain-containing protein, whose amino-acid sequence MTSIEKSTFDFLKALKVNNNREWFTENKPQFQIEQQKVKECYQVLMERLKIHDTIDRFKFFRIYRDVRFSKDKTPYKTHFSGSFSRATKKLRGGYYLQISPGGSFLAGGFWEPNKEDLLRIRKEFEMDTTEIRAIINNKTFIKHFKKLEGTALKTAPRGFDKEHPDIDLIRMKQFIVTRNFTDKEVLASNFLDEVDSSFKAMRPYFNYMSEILTTDLNGESIID is encoded by the coding sequence ATGACTTCTATAGAAAAATCAACATTTGACTTTTTAAAAGCTCTTAAAGTAAATAATAATCGCGAATGGTTTACAGAAAATAAACCACAGTTTCAAATTGAACAGCAAAAAGTTAAAGAATGCTACCAAGTTTTAATGGAACGCTTAAAAATTCATGACACAATAGATAGATTTAAGTTTTTTAGAATTTATAGAGATGTACGCTTTTCTAAAGATAAAACACCTTATAAAACGCATTTCTCTGGTTCATTTTCTAGAGCAACTAAAAAATTAAGAGGAGGTTATTATCTACAAATAAGTCCTGGAGGGAGTTTTTTAGCAGGTGGATTTTGGGAACCAAATAAAGAAGATTTATTGCGAATTAGAAAAGAATTTGAAATGGATACTACCGAAATTCGCGCTATAATAAACAATAAAACATTTATAAAGCATTTTAAAAAACTAGAAGGTACAGCTTTAAAAACAGCTCCTAGAGGGTTTGATAAAGAGCATCCCGATATAGATTTAATACGAATGAAACAGTTTATTGTTACTAGAAATTTTACAGATAAAGAAGTTTTAGCTTCTAATTTTTTAGATGAAGTTGATAGTAGTTTTAAAGCAATGCGACCGTATTTTAATTATATGAGTGAAATACTTACAACAGATTTAAATGGAGAATCTATTATAGATTAA
- a CDS encoding lipoate--protein ligase produces the protein MIFIDNEGRTDPKLNLALEEYALRNFDASTDYLLFYINKPSIIIGRNQNTLEEINQEYIEANNIEVVRRISGGGAVYHDLGNLNFSFITNHDGKSISNFKKFTAPVIRVLNNMGVNAELKGRNDILVDEKKISGTAQFSTGKRMISHGTLLFDTDMGEVSKALQVKMSKIQSKGHKSVRSRVANISEFLKTPITMDDFKQQLLNGLFEAREHFEIHKLTEAEWKAVHQLKSEKYDLWEWNYGRSPKFNIQRSKRFAIGEIDLRIFVEKGLISEFKVFGDFFGRQPISDLENLLISVPYDKNEISKKLEEVVIENYFGKLEKLDFINLVYGND, from the coding sequence ATGATTTTTATAGATAATGAAGGGCGTACAGATCCTAAATTAAATTTAGCTTTAGAAGAATATGCATTAAGAAATTTTGATGCTTCCACAGATTATTTATTGTTTTATATCAATAAACCGTCTATAATTATTGGACGTAATCAAAATACTTTAGAAGAAATTAACCAAGAGTATATAGAAGCAAATAATATTGAGGTTGTTAGGCGTATTTCAGGTGGTGGTGCAGTGTATCATGATTTGGGTAATTTAAATTTTAGCTTTATAACAAATCATGATGGTAAAAGCATTAGTAATTTTAAAAAGTTTACCGCTCCAGTAATACGTGTTTTAAACAATATGGGAGTTAATGCCGAGTTAAAAGGGCGTAATGATATATTGGTAGATGAAAAGAAAATTTCTGGTACTGCTCAGTTTTCTACAGGAAAAAGAATGATAAGTCATGGTACTTTATTATTCGATACCGATATGGGTGAAGTTAGTAAGGCGCTTCAAGTAAAAATGAGTAAAATTCAGTCTAAAGGTCATAAATCTGTTAGAAGTCGTGTTGCAAATATTAGTGAGTTTTTAAAAACTCCTATTACAATGGATGATTTTAAACAGCAATTACTTAATGGATTGTTTGAAGCACGTGAACATTTTGAAATACATAAGTTAACTGAAGCTGAATGGAAAGCTGTACATCAATTAAAATCGGAAAAATATGATTTATGGGAATGGAATTATGGACGTTCACCTAAATTTAATATACAGCGCAGCAAACGTTTTGCTATAGGTGAAATAGACCTGCGTATTTTTGTTGAAAAAGGACTTATTTCTGAGTTTAAAGTATTTGGAGATTTCTTTGGAAGACAACCAATTTCAGATCTTGAAAACTTGTTAATTAGTGTTCCATACGATAAAAATGAAATTTCTAAAAAGCTTGAAGAAGTAGTTATAGAAAATTATTTTGGGAAATTAGAAAAATTAGATTTTATAAATCTTGTTTATGGTAATGATTAA
- a CDS encoding RsmB/NOP family class I SAM-dependent RNA methyltransferase — MRLHRNLVFTVIDSIKLIFNEGEYADKVVQKALKRDARWGARDRKFVAETIYEMVRWKRLYNEIAGTKSHYSTENVWKNFAVFAILKGYKLPDWNQLQGVPERRIKGKFDELQKVRVFKESIPDWLDELGVKELGEKHWTKEIASLNIQAEVILRTNTLRTNKASLRKKLADEGIATTFIDGYPDALKLVERANVFRTDCFKDGLFEVQDASSQLVAAYLGVKPGMKVIDTCAGAGGKTLHLAALMENKGQIIATDIYESKLKKLKIRTRRAGVHNVTTKVLDTTKVFKKMKGTADRVLIDAPCSGIGVLRRNPDSKWKLEQEFVENIIKTQAEILENYSKLVKVNGKLVYATCSILPSENELQVKKFLKNNPNFTIIKDHKVSPFKTGYDGFYMALLERNS, encoded by the coding sequence ATGAGATTACATAGAAATTTAGTGTTTACCGTAATAGATTCAATAAAACTTATTTTTAATGAAGGTGAATATGCCGATAAAGTAGTGCAAAAAGCACTAAAAAGAGATGCGCGTTGGGGTGCAAGAGATCGAAAATTTGTTGCAGAAACTATTTACGAAATGGTGCGTTGGAAGCGATTATACAATGAAATTGCTGGAACAAAGTCTCATTATTCAACAGAAAATGTTTGGAAAAACTTTGCTGTTTTTGCAATCTTAAAAGGTTACAAATTACCAGATTGGAACCAGTTACAAGGTGTTCCAGAAAGAAGAATTAAAGGTAAATTTGATGAACTTCAAAAAGTTAGAGTATTTAAAGAATCTATTCCAGATTGGTTAGATGAATTAGGTGTAAAAGAGTTAGGTGAAAAACATTGGACAAAAGAAATTGCGTCTTTAAACATACAAGCCGAAGTTATTTTACGTACAAATACCTTAAGAACGAACAAAGCTTCTTTAAGAAAAAAATTAGCTGATGAAGGTATTGCTACTACATTTATTGATGGTTATCCAGATGCTTTAAAATTGGTAGAACGCGCCAATGTTTTTAGAACAGATTGTTTTAAAGATGGCTTGTTTGAAGTACAAGATGCTTCTTCTCAATTAGTTGCTGCATATTTAGGCGTAAAACCAGGAATGAAAGTAATTGATACTTGTGCTGGAGCTGGAGGAAAAACCTTACATTTAGCAGCTTTAATGGAAAATAAAGGTCAGATTATTGCAACTGATATTTATGAAAGTAAATTAAAAAAATTAAAAATTAGAACACGTAGAGCTGGAGTACATAATGTTACAACCAAAGTATTAGACACTACCAAAGTGTTTAAGAAAATGAAAGGTACTGCAGACAGAGTGCTTATTGATGCACCTTGTAGTGGAATTGGTGTTTTAAGAAGAAATCCAGATAGCAAATGGAAATTAGAACAAGAGTTTGTTGAAAATATTATTAAAACTCAAGCTGAAATACTAGAAAATTATTCGAAATTGGTAAAAGTTAATGGAAAATTAGTGTATGCTACTTGTTCTATTTTACCTTCGGAAAACGAACTTCAAGTTAAAAAATTCCTTAAAAACAATCCTAACTTTACAATTATAAAAGACCATAAAGTTTCACCTTTTAAAACAGGTTACGATGGATTTTATATGGCATTATTAGAAAGAAATAGTTAA